Genomic window (Musa acuminata AAA Group cultivar baxijiao chromosome BXJ1-9, Cavendish_Baxijiao_AAA, whole genome shotgun sequence):
AGGACACCTCCTAATTTGTGTTTTAGTAGCTTGTTGTTGTCTTTGAGATTTAATTATATGAGTTTATTTCCTCTTTTGCTAAATCAATTCAGTTACATTATATTGGATCATGTGCATATTATTATGATCATGATATCCTGGTTATTGAATCAGTTTTTGCCAGTATGATGCACACATTGGGCATCGATTCAAAATCCAGATGTCAGTGTTGTTATTCATGGTAGTTACATGATCTTTGAGGATCATCTTTACATCTGATGGGTAATTGAATATATTGATAGAAATCGAGACTAAACTACGTTTGAACTGAGTTTAGGAGGAAATCTTCGAGTTAAGAGAGAAGGGAGCCCAATAATCGAGTAGGATGGAGATGGAATGGTAGAAAGTGTAAATGTTCACTCATAGAGTTTTGGTCTAAACCCTCGGGGTAATTTTGTTCTAGGCAAAGTAATCGAGAAtgttttaattatataattatttattctaaCAATTTATACAAAACTTATTATAAGATCTTACTCGGtagatataattatatattattttttataattaattatctttagcattttgattcttatatttttaaaaacactttTACCTTATGAGAGAGAGTGTGGTCagtgtcttgttttgtttttgtttttttttttttttttgggttaaaaTAGATGCATCACACAAGAAAATTTTAGTTGGCGGACATATGCTTATTTCCTAGGCGAGAGCATATGGTTTGGTGCATCAAACACTTAATAAGACCTTGAGATGGTTATGTCATATAAGTAGATACTTAGGCATGGAAAGATGGATATATCTAGATAGATCTCATTAAATGCTTGTCCCAATAGATGCATCAAACACAAGGTGATAACGATGTGCCACATCACCATAGAATCTCAAGGGAATGTTTTTCCCATCGATTCTTAATCTTCTATAACCAATAATGATTATAAAATCATTGACTTGAGCATAAATTTCGTCGAGCGTATGCCTCGACCTAAAGTTACGTAAAGAAAATAGGGTAGGACAGTCAAAGTTTATCGGTAACCAAGTCACACGAACCCAAATCCTCAAAACTTCAACAACAGAAAACAACTGTTCCAAGCAAACAACAACAGGCATTATGGTCTACTTCACGTTGTCCTAAATGAAATGAACCCAAACGGAAGGTACCAAGTTCATACAATTAAGAGTTTGCACAAGATAATGGACACAGCCAACGTGGGACAAGAAACAAGAAAAGTTTAAGCCTCAACCATCCAATGGACTGCTAAACAAACATCGTATAAAGTTTCTAAGACACCGTGGATGAACCACCCAACTTTCACGCCATTATGCGTGCTGATCTCACATAAAGGCTATCCACAACCTTGCCGATGTTGGCTATGGTCTCCAGGGTGGCAGGAAAAATCGCATCAGGTTTGGGATCGTCGAAGATAACAAGACAACCTGCACCTTGGTCCAAGGTCCCTGCAAACTTCTTGTCGAGTATCATCTGAGACAGCTTCTTCTCCACGTGATCCACTGGCAACTCGATCATCTCGGCTACATGCGCGATCTCCACCCTCGAGTAGGGTTCGATCAGCCTGCAAAGGTTCTGCTCCAGGAGGGTGTCGTACAATGACGACAGATGCCTATGAACGATTGGATCTTCCTCCAACTGGGCCCTGTAATCCCTAAGTGCGGTTTCAAAGAACTTCAGTGACCGTTTCGAGTGTGCATCGGCAACAGCTTTCATAGCATCCAAGTCAGGACCTACGTACTGCAATCCAGCCTTGGAAGATATTATTCCTGAAACATCATCGGCTTGGCTAACCATAATCTTGCACAGGAGCATGTATTTGAGGCTAAAGACAGCTCGGGGATCCTCCAGAGCATTAAATGCTTCAAATGCTTCAAAGAAGTAGCTGTAAGCAGTCTTGTAGTCCTTCTCTTCTGCATGAAGGATGCCACTTTGTAAATCTATTGTTCCCTGCTGTGCTGGTGGAACATAAATGGCATTAGCAGCAGTTCTTGCTGCCGTTAATGCAGCTTTCGCCTTGGGTAGATTTCTCAGGGAAAAGTGAAGCTTGCTCTCCAAAAGGTCGATATCCACTAGAAGTAACTTGTCATCCAATCTCCTGACCTCCTTGATTAGGCTGGAGAGAAGTGTCAAGGCTTCAGAATACTCTTTGCTTTCCATCAACAGGGCTGCAAGCCTAGCCTCCACTCGTTGCCTGAGGAATGTTCGTTTCTCCGCACGGGTCCATTCCACCATTTCCTTGCAAAGAGAGATTTGGAGATCAGAGGTTCCTGGTATCTTTGCAACAGCATCTATAATTCCCCTCACTATTTTTGCAGTTTTTGCCTTGGGAATCAATGAAAAGAAGGGTCTAAGCTGGGTCAGAAGGCTTCTCAAGTCCTCAGCTTTCTTCTCCTGTGTAAGCAATTCAGTAAGATTTGTTATTGCCTGTTCTTTTATGCGCAATGCCTCTGGAGAAGCCGATGGGTTTTCAAGGACTCGATAGAGCATAGAAATGGACTCAGAAGCATCTTTAGCCTCCAATGCCTGTGCTATTGAATCAGTAGTAGCAGGAAGATACGAGGCTGAAAACATTGAGATCACGTAAGAAACCGTCTGAAAGATATAGAGCTAAGAAATACAAGTAAAGACATTATGAGGAAAAGGAAGATCAATCCTTTTAGATATGTTCCGCAGTTCAGATGGTCTACACTGAAAACACAAATTATAAAAGCAGAAACATATGATCAACTAGAGTCTTTGTTACCAACTAATCCAACGATAAGAGCATAACTGACAGATCACACA
Coding sequences:
- the LOC135593984 gene encoding 26S proteasome non-ATPase regulatory subunit 11 homolog codes for the protein MASYLPATTDSIAQALEAKDASESISMLYRVLENPSASPEALRIKEQAITNLTELLTQEKKAEDLRSLLTQLRPFFSLIPKAKTAKIVRGIIDAVAKIPGTSDLQISLCKEMVEWTRAEKRTFLRQRVEARLAALLMESKEYSEALTLLSSLIKEVRRLDDKLLLVDIDLLESKLHFSLRNLPKAKAALTAARTAANAIYVPPAQQGTIDLQSGILHAEEKDYKTAYSYFFEAFEAFNALEDPRAVFSLKYMLLCKIMVSQADDVSGIISSKAGLQYVGPDLDAMKAVADAHSKRSLKFFETALRDYRAQLEEDPIVHRHLSSLYDTLLEQNLCRLIEPYSRVEIAHVAEMIELPVDHVEKKLSQMILDKKFAGTLDQGAGCLVIFDDPKPDAIFPATLETIANIGKVVDSLYVRSARIMA